The Macaca nemestrina isolate mMacNem1 chromosome 9, mMacNem.hap1, whole genome shotgun sequence genome includes the window cccatttttttatttttaattttttttgagacaaggtctcactctgtcactcaggcagagtacagtagcacgatcacagctcactgcagccttgacctcctcggCTCAATCGAtcttcctaccttagcctctggagtagctgggactacaggaatgtgccaccatgttctgctaatttaaaaaaatattttttttttttttagagatggggtctcactattttgtcctggttggtcttgaactcctgggctgaagtgatactcccacctcagcctcctgaagttctgggattacaggtgtgagccaccatgcccagccttctttccCACTTAACTATCTATAAAGCATTAATAATTATCCTtttttgtggggaaaagaaagagatcagcctgttactgtgtctatatagaaagaagtagacataagagactccattttgttctgtatttgtgatgctgttaatctgtgaccctacccccaaccttgtcctttgcaagagacatgtgttgcggtgactcaaggtttaatggattttgggctatgcaggatgtgtctttgttaaacaaaatgCCTGAAggtagcttgctggttaaaagttatcaccattctcttaatttcaactacccagagacacgtacacggccaaaggtcgcagggacctctgcctaggaaagctaggtattgtctaaggtttctccccatgtgatagactGAAACTATGCTgccaaaaggtttatggagatgtttgcatatgcatctcaaggcacagcattgtcctttgaacttattcatgtcacagaggtttttgttcatatgtcttactgccgatttcctcttttttctttgatcctattgtcctgccactcccctgtctttaagatggtaaagataattatcaataaatactaagggaactcagagaccggcgCCGGcctgggtcctctgtaagctgagcgccggtcccatgggccccgcttttctttctctatactttgtctctgtgtcttatttcttttctcaagtctctcgttccaccttatgagaaacacccacaggtgtggaggggcaggccaccccttcatctggTGCCCAACGTGGAAGCTTTTCTCTAAGGTGAAGGTACGCTGGAGCGTGGTCATTGAGGACAAGTCGACGAGAGACTCCCGAGTACGTCTATAGTCAGCCTTGCGGTAAGCTTGTGCGCTCGGAAGAACCTAGGGTAACAATGGGGCAAACTAAGAGTAAATATGCCTCTTATCgcagctttattaaaattctcttaaaaagaGGGGGAGTtaaagtctctaccaaaaatctaattacgctatttcaaacaatagagcAGTTTTGTCCATGGTTTCCGGAACAGGGAACTTTAGATCTAAAAGATtgggaaaaaattggcaaagaattaaaacaagcaagTAGGGAAGGTAAAAACATTCCGCTCACAGTATGGAATGATTGGGTCATTATTAAAGTAGCTTTAGAACCATTTCAAACAGAAGAAGATAGCGTTCCAATTTCTGATGTCCCTAAAAGCTGTGCAGTAGATTGTGAAAAAGAGGCAGGGATAGAATCccggaaaggaaaggaaagttcaCACTGTGAATGTGTATCAGAGCCGGCTATGGCTCGGTCAACGCAAAATGTTGACAATAATCAATTACAGGAGGTAGTATATCCTGAAAcgttaaaattagaagaaaaagatcCAGAATTAGCAGGGCCATCAGAGTCTAGACCACGATGGCCAACTGCTCTTCCAGCAGCTCAGATGCCTGTAACTTTACAACCTCAAATGCAGGTTAAACAAGTACAAACTCCAAAAGaagatcaaatagaaaaagatagagtCTCTGTCATGGCAATGCCAATCCAAATACAGTGTCCACAATATCAGCCGGTAGAAAATAAGACCCAGCCGCCAGTAGCCTATCAATACTGGCCGCCAGCTGAACTACAGTATCAGCAGCCCCCAGAAAATCCGTATGGACAGCCAGGAACATTTCCAGTGCCACAGGGCAGGGTGCCATATCCTCAACCGCCCACCATGAAACTTAATCCTACAGCACCGCCTAGTACACAGGGTAGTGcgttacataaaattattgatgaggcaagaaaacaaggagaTATTGAGGCGTGGCAATTCCCAGTAATATTAGAAGCAAGACCACCTGGAGAAGGGGCCCAAGAGGGAGAGCTTCCTGTAGCTGAAGCCAGATATAAgtccttttctataaaaatgctaaaagaaatgaaagaaggagtAAAACAGTATGGACCCAACTCTCCTTACATGAGAACATTATTAGATTCCATTGCTCATGGACATAGACTCATTCCTTATGATTGGGAGATTCTGGCAAAATCCTCACTCTCACCCtctcaatttttacaatttaagacTTGGTGGATTAATGGGGCACAAGTACAGGTCCGAAAAAATAGGACTGCCAATCCTCCAATTGACAAAGATGCAAATCAACTATTAGGAATAGGTCAAAATTGGAGCACTGTTGACCAACAAGTAATAATGCCAAATGAGGCCATTGAGCAAATTAGGGCTATCTGCCTTAGGGCCTGGGAGAAAATCCAAGACCCAGGAACCGCCTGCCCCTCCTTTAATACAATAAGACAAGGCTCTAAAGAGCCCTACCCTGATTTTGTAGCAAGACTTCAAGATGCTGCTCAAAAGTCAATTACCGATGAGAATGCCCGTAAGGTCATAGTGGAGTTGATGGCATATGAAAACGCCAATCCTGATTGTCAATCAGCCATTAAGCCATTAAAAGGAAGGGTTCCCGCAGGATCAGATGTAATCTCAGAGTATGTTAAGGCCTGCGATGGAATTGGAGGAGCTATGCATAAAGCTATGCTTATGGCTCAAGCAATCACAGGAGTTGCTTTAGGAGGACAGGTTAGAACATTTGGGGGAAAATGTTATAATTGTGGTCAAATTGGTCATCTAAAAAAGAATTGCctagtctcaaataaacaaaatgtaactaTTCAAGCTACTACAAGAACAGATAAAGAGCCACCTGGCCTATGTCCAAGatgtaaaaagggaaaacattggGGTGATCAATGTCgttctaaatttgataaaaatgggcaaccactGTCGGGAAACGAGaggaggggccagcctcaggccccgaaACAAACTGGGGCATTCCAAATTCAGCCCTTTGTTCCTCAGGGTTTTCAGGAACAACAACCCCCACTGCCACAAGTATCTCAGGGAATAAGCCAGTTATCACAATACAGCAATTATCCCCCGCCACAAGCGGCAGTGCAGCAGTAGATTTATGCACCATACAAgcagtctctctgcttccaggggAGCCTCCTCGAAAAATCCCCACAGGGGTATATGGCCCATTGCCTGAGGGGACTGTAGGACTAATCTTAGGAAGATCAAGTTTAAATCTAAAAGGAGTTCAAATTCATACTGGTGTGGTTGATTCAGACTGTAAAGGCGAAATTCAATTGGTTATTAGTTCCTCAGTTCCTTGGAGTGCCAGTCCAGGAGACAGGATTGCTCAATTATTACTCCTACCTTATATTAAAGTTGAAAACAGTGAGATAAAAAGAACAGGAGGGTTCGGAAGCACTGATCCGGCAGGAAAGGCTGCATATTGGGCAAATCTGGTCTCTGAGAGCAGACCTGTGTGTAAGGCCATTATTCAAGGAAAACAGTTTGAAGGGTTGGTAGACACTGGAGCAGATATCTCTGTCATTGCTTTAAATCAATGGCCAAAAAATTGGCCTAAACAAAAGGCTGTTACAAGACTTGTCGGCGTAGGCACAGCTTCAGAAGTGTACGAAAGTACAATGATTTTACATTGTTTAGGACCAGATAATCAAGAAAGTACTGTTCAGCCAATGATTACTTCAATTCCTGTTAATCTATGGGGTCAAGATTTATTACAGCAATGGGGTGCGGAAATCATTATGCCCGCTCCATTATACAGCCCCACGAGTCAAAAAATCATGACTAAGATGGGATATATACCAGGAAAGGggttaggaaaaaatgaaaatggcattaAAGTCCCAATTGAGactaagaaaaatcaagaaagaaaaggaatagggtATCCTTTTTAGGGGCGGCCACTGTAGCGCCTCCTAAACCCATTCCATtaacttggaaaacagaaaaaccgGTATGGGTAAATCAGTGGCCGCTACCGAAgcaaaaactggaggctttacaTTCATTAGCAAAGGAACAATTTAAAAAAGGACACATTGAGCCTTCATTCTCACCCTGGAATTCTCCTGTAtttgtaattcagaaaaaatCAGGCAAATGGCGTATGTTAATGGACTTAAGAGCCGTAAATGCTGTAATTCAACCCATAGGGCCTCTTCAACCCGGGTTGCCCTCTCCGGCCATGATCCCAAAAGACTGGCCTTTAATTATAATTGATCTTAAGGATTGCTTTTTTACCATTCCTCTGGCAGAGCAAGATTGTGAAAAATTTGCCTTTACTATACCAgccataaataataaagaaccagCCACCAGGTTTCAGGAGAAAGTACTTCCcatgttaaaaaacatttattatcttgttttgctgtaatgggagttccagaaaaaattaaaactaacaaTGGACCAGGTTATTGTAGTAAAGCTTTccaaaaattcttaaatcagtggaatattacacataCAACAGGAATTCCTTATAATTCCCAAGGACAGGCCATAGTTGAAAGAACTAATAGAACACTCAAAACTCAGttagttaaacaaaaaaaagggggagacAGTAAGGAGTGTACCACTCCTCAGATGCAGCTTAATCTAGCActctatactttaaattttttaaacatttataaaaatcagaCTACTACTTCTGCAGAACAACATCTTACTGGTAAAAAGAACAGTCCACATGAAGGAAAACTGATTTGgtggaaagacaacaaaaataagacatgggaaatagggaaggtgataacctggggaagaggttttgcttgtgtttcaccaggagaAAATCAGCTTCCTGTTTGGATACCCACTAAACATTTGAAGTTCTACAATGAACCCATCGGAGATGCAAAGAAAAGCGCCTCCACGGAGACAGAAACACCGCAATCGAGCACCATTGACTCGCATGATGAACCAAGTGATGATATCAGAAGAACAGATGAAGTCACCACGCACCGAGAAGGCGGAGCTGCCGACCTGGGCACAGTTAAAGAAGCTGACACCGTTAGCTGGAAAAAGCCTAGCTAGCACAAAGGTGACACAAACCCCAGAAAAAATGCTGCTTACAGCTTTAATGATTGTATCAACGGTGGTAAGTCTCCCCATGCCTGCAGGAGCAGCTGCAGCTAATTATACCTACTGGGCCTATGTGCCTTTCCCGCCCTTAATTCGGGCAGTTACATGGATGGATAATCCTATTGAAGTATATGTTAATAATAGTGTGTGGGTACCTGGTCCCACAGATGATCGTTGCCCTGCAAAACCGGAGGAAGAAGGAATGATGATAAATATTTCCATTGGGTATCCTTATCCTCCTATTTGCCTAGGGAGAGCACCAGGATGTTTAATGCCTGCTATTCAAAATTGGTTGGTAGAAGTACCTACTGTCAGTCCCACCAGTAGATTTACTTATCACATGGTAAGCGGAATGTCACTCAAACCACAGGTAAACTGTTTACAAGACTTTTCTTATCAAAGATCATTAAAATTTAGGCCAAAAGGGAAACCTTGCCCCAAAGAGATTTCCAGAGAATCAAAAGATTTAGTTTGGGAAGAATGTGTGGCCGATAGTGCAGTgatattaaaaaacaatacatTCGGAACTGTTATAGATTGGGCACCTAGAGGTCAATTTTACCACAATTGCGCAGGACAAACTCAATTCTGTCCCAGTGCACTAGTGAGTCCAACTGTTGATAGTGACTTAACGGAAAATTTAGACAAACAGAAGCACAAAAAATTACAGTCTTTCTACCCTTGGAtatggggagaaaagggaatctcTACTCCAAGACCAAAAATGATAAGTCCTGTTTTTGGTCCTGAACATCCAGAATTATGGAGACTTACTGTGGCTTCATACCGCCTTAGAATTTGGTCTGGAAATCAAACTATAGAAACAAGAGATTATAAGCCATTTTACTCTATCAACCTAAATTCCAGTCTAACAGTTCCTTTACAAAGTTGTGTAAAGCCCCCTTATATGTTAGTCATAGGAAATATAGTTATTAAACCAGACTCCCAAACTATAACTTGTGAAAATTGCAGATTGTTTACTTGCATTGATTCAACTTTTGATTGGCAGCACCGTATTCTGCTGGTGAGAGCAAGAGAAGGCGTGTGGATCCCTGTGTCCATGGACCGACCATGGGAGGCCTCACCATCCATCCATATTTTGACTGAAGTATTAAAAGGCGTTTTAAGTAGATccaaaagattcatttttactttaattgcaGTGATTATGGGATTAATTGCAGTCACAGCTACAGCCACTGTGGCAGGAGTTGCATTGCACTCTTCTGTTCAGACAGTAAGCTTTGTTGACAATTGGCAAAAGAATTCCACAAGGTTGTGGAATTCACAATCTGGTATCgatcaaaaattggcaaatcaaattaatgatcttaGACAAACCGTCATTTGGATGGGAGATAGACTCATGAGCTTGGAACATCGTTTCCAGTTACAGTGTGACTGGAATACGTCAGATTTTTGTATTACACCCCAAGTTTATAATGAGTCTAAACATCACTGGGACATGGTTAGACGCCATCTACAGGGAAGAGAAGATAATCTCACTTTAgacatttctaaattaaaagaacaaatttttttttttttttttttttttttttttttttctgagacagagtctcgctctgtcgcccaggctggagtgcagtggcgcaatctcggctcactgcaagctccgcctcccgggttcacgccattctcctgcctcagcctcctgagtagctgggactacaggcgcccgccacctcgcccggctaattttttttgtatttttagtagaaacggggtttcaccgtggtctcgatctcctgaccttgtgatccgcccgcctcggcctcccaaagtgctgggattacaggcgtgagccacagcgcccggccaaaagAACAAATTTTTGAAGCCTCTCAAAGTCACTTAAATATTGTGCCTGGAGCTGAGGCATTAGATCAAGTGGCAAAAAATCTTTATGAATTAAACCCCACGACTTGGATTAAGTCTATTGGAAACTCTACTGcagtaaattttggaattatgtgTCTCTGTTTAATCGGCTTGTTTTTAGTGTGCCGGACCAGTCGAAGAATCCTGCGTCAAAATCGAGAGAACGAACAAGCCTTCATcgccatggcacatttatatagaggaaaagggagggagaacgttgcgggaagtcagggaccttgaacgcagggactggctgaagccacggcagaaaaacataaaatgtgaagattccatggacatttattagttctccaaaattaatacttttgtaatttcttatgtctgtctttactttaatctcttaattctatcatcttctttgtaaactgaggaggatatatgtcacctcaggaccctgtgatgattgccttaaactgcacaaattgtttgtggagcatgtgtgtttgaacaatatgaaatctgggcatcttgaagaaagaataagataacagcaatgttcagggaacaagggaggcaACCTTGAACTGGCCGCCGGTGAGCcggacggaacagagccatatttcttctcttttcttatgcaaataggagaaatatcactgaattctttttctcagcaaggaacacccctgagaaagagaatgcgctctgagggtaggcctataaaCGACCCCCTTGGAGGCGTGCCGCCTTTTACGGttgaagccgaagggatgaaataagccccggcctcctgtagcgctcccaggcttattaggacgaggaaattcccacctaataaattttggtcagacaggttgtctgctctcaaaccctgttttctgataagatgttatcaatgacaatgcgtgcccaaaatttcatttaaatttaacaCCATCCTGTGATCTcatcctgcctccacttgctttgtgatattctaTTACTTGGTGAAGTATGTAATCTCGGTgtcatgatgacaatggtggttttgttgaaaagaaaagggggaaatgtggggaaaagaaagatcagcctgttactgtgtctatatagaaagaagtggccgggcgcggtggctcacgcctgtaatcccagcactttgggaggccgagacgggcggatcacgaggtcaggagatcgagaccatcctggctaacacggtgaaaccccgtctctactaaaaaatacaaaaaactagccgggcgaggtggcgggcgcctatagtcccagctactcgggaggctgaggcaggagaatggcgtgaacccgggaggcggagcttgcagtgagctgagatccggccaccgcactccagcctgggtgacagagcgagactccgtctcaaaaaaaaaaaaaaaaaaaggccgggcgcggtggctcacgcctgtaatcccagcactttgggaggccgaggcgggcggatcacaaggtcaggagattgagaccacggtgaaaccccgtctctactaaaaatacaaaaaattagccgggcgcggttgtgggcgcctgtagtcccagctactcgggaggctgaggcaggagaatggcgtgaacccgggaggcggagcttgcagtgagccgagatcgcgccactgcactccagcctgggcgacagagcgagactccgtctcaaaaaaaaaaaaaagaaagaagtagacataagagactccattttgttctgtatttgtgatgctgttaatctgtgaccctacccccaaccttgtcctttgcaagagacatgtgttgcggtgactcaaggtttaatggattttgggctatgcaggatgtgtctttgttaaacaaaatgCCTGAAggtagcttgctggttaaaagttatcaccattctcttaatttcaactacccagagacacgtacacggccaaaggtcgcagggacctctgcctaggaaagctaggtattgtctaaggtttctccccatgtgatagactGAAACTATGCTgccaaaaggtttatggagatgtttgcatatgcatctcaaggcacagcattgtcctttgaacttattcatgtcacagaggtttttgttcatatgtcttactgccgatttcctcttttttctttgatcctattgtcctgccactcccctgtctttaagatggtaaagataattatcaataaatactaagggaactcagagaccggcgccggtgtgggtcctctgtaagctgagcgccagtcccctgggccccgcttttctttctctatactttgtctctgtgtcttatttcttttctcaagtctctcgttccaccttatgacaaacacccacaggtgtggaggggcaggccaccccttaactttttgttttttcttgagatggagtctcgctctgtctccaggctggagtgcaatggcacaatcttggctcactgcaacctctgcttcccaggttcaagcgattctcctgcctcagcctcctgagaagctgggactacaggcgcaccacatcatgcccagcaaatttttgtatttttagtagaaacagggtttcaccatgttggccagaatggtctcaagctcttgacctcggcctcccaaaatgctgggattataagtgtggcctataaagtattaatatttttaatggctacatatttcatcatttttatttactatgaTTTACTAAACATTCCTCTATTAGTAAACATTTAatctcatttttagtttttgctaTTATAGGTTTCAAAAAGTTTTCATGAATATGAGATGTTTGAACCTATTAAATTAtgtccttaaaataaatttctggccgggcacagtggctcatgcctgtaatcccagcactttgggaggccaaggtgggtggatcacctgaggtcaggagttcgagaccagcctgtctaacatggtgaaaccccgtttctactaaaaatacaaaaaattagccgggcatattagcgtgcacctgtaatcccagctacttgggaagctgagacaggagaattgcttgaacctaggaggcggaggttgcagtgagccgagatcgcgccattgcactctagcttgggcaacagagcaagactccatctcaaaaaataaaaatgataaataaataaattcctataAATGTGGCTTCTAGTTCAAAAGATACTGATGTAGAAACAGTTTATTACTCAGTTAGTGTACAACTAGATGACGGGGttttcataaatttattattgaaaaatagCTGTCCTAATAACAGTGACATAATAATAcacttttgttattgttgtgttTTACAAAGCCTCATTTTCTCTTAGGAAGCAACATGATAAAACTGACTTCTTGCTTTAATAtatgattttaacatttttacacctaataatggaaaaaaaacatATTCTAGTTTATTAATTACCACATGgatttcagtttttccatatTTAACAacaatagacttttttttttttctttttcttatatatatatttttaagacagagtcttgctctgtcgcccaggctggagtgcagtggtgcaatttgggctcactgtaacctccgcctccgaggttcatgcaattttcctgcctcagccttccgagt containing:
- the LOC112429126 gene encoding LOW QUALITY PROTEIN: endogenous retrovirus group K member 5 Env polyprotein-like (The sequence of the model RefSeq protein was modified relative to this genomic sequence to represent the inferred CDS: deleted 1 base in 1 codon), encoding MNPSEMQRKAPPRRQKHRNRAPLTRMMNQVMISEEQMKSPRTEKAELPTWAQLKKLTPLAGKSLASTKVTQTPEKMLLTALMIVSTVVSLPMPAGAAAANYTYWAYVPFPPLIRAVTWMDNPIEVYVNNSVWVPGPTDDRCPAKPEEEGMMINISIGYPYPPICLGRAPGCLMPAIQNWLVEVPTVSPTSRFTYHMVSGMSLKPQVNCLQDFSYQRSLKFRPKGKPCPKEISRESKDLVWEECVADSAVILKNNTFGTVIDWAPRGQFYHNCAGQTQFCPSALVSPTVDSDLTENLDKQKHKKLQSFYPWIWGEKGISTPRPKMISPVFGPEHPELWRLTVASYALEFGLEIKL